Proteins from one Tachyglossus aculeatus isolate mTacAcu1 chromosome 23, mTacAcu1.pri, whole genome shotgun sequence genomic window:
- the MAP1B gene encoding LOW QUALITY PROTEIN: microtubule-associated protein 1B (The sequence of the model RefSeq protein was modified relative to this genomic sequence to represent the inferred CDS: deleted 1 base in 1 codon): MATVLVETESEPSCSLPTPLATSPSLSHRFLDSKFYLLVVIGELVTEEHLRRAIANVEQGIRSWDTNLIECNLDQELKLFVSRHSARFSPEVRGQKILHHRSDVLETVVLINPSDEAVSTEVRLMITDTARHKLLVLTGQSFENTGELILQSGCFSFQNFIEIFTDQEIGELLSTTHPANKASLTLFCPEEGDWKNSNLDRHNLQDFINIKLNSASILPAMEGLSEFTEYLSESVEVPSPFDILEPPTSGGFLKLSKPCCYIFPGGRGDSALFAVNGFNMLINGGSERKSCFWKLIRHLDRVDSILLTHIGDDNLPGINSMLQRKIAELEEEQSQGSTANSDWTKNLISPDLGVVFLNVPDALRSPDPNVRKKRSLEEACFTLQYLNKLSLRPEPLSRSASQPVDPIVLFQKMGVGKLEMYVLNPVKSSKELQFFLQQWTGIPGDKAELLLPSGQEVDIPVSYLTSVSSLIVWHPANPAEKIVRVLFPGNSTQYHILEGLEKLKHLDFLKQPTVTQKDLTGQAASPATKPAKPKQRTDSRESLRPAAPKPPLGKPLRKESKEDAAEPTKGSPPEKTPKVESKEKTPLKKEKPARVEAKPPATEQDLPPAREGPAPDAAKPKVSREKVVKKEVKAKVEEKKEEKEKPKKEAPKKEEKTPAKKEEKPKKDEAKKEVKKEVKKEEKKEAKKELKKETPLKEVKKEVKKEDKKETKKEEKDVKKEIKKLPKDPKKSPAPVPDVKKPVLKPKVPKKEESAKKETAVAGKPKEKGKIKVVKKETKAAAAAVAGIGAAVTTAAVTAAATLAAPGPVKELEVERSLMSSPEDLTKDFEELKAEEVDVTRETKPQLELPEGDILHGEAEPVGAYVPQEGTEELKGPTESPDEGITTTEGECEQTPEEAEVAGEPGVDENEKYEDEGTGFEESSEAGDFEEKAETEEAEEPAEDADDTVGERATPGAAETGLGEAEEAEADRRPSVAGHGPGEGGSPAGSDERAEEDMDETAEKEEDEGTEEDVDEGAREAEDEPEKAESEEDYAADEASEEQFGLRATPPAKESGAPSPVREPASSIHDETLPGGSESEATASDEENREDQPEEFTATSGYTQSTIEISSEPTPMDDMSTPRDVMSDETNHEESESPSQEYVNVTRYESPLYAPEGAKPQIPSLADTFNGLSEGSKTDATDGKDYSVSASTISPPSSMEEDKFSRSALREAYRPGDPEGRPATAQLEVPDASADIPAQRLSPSPSPPLSPVAKTPLGERSVNFSLTPDEIQVPAQVAAVPVSPAVRPGPVEEGRCASPEDKTLEVVSPSQSVTGSAGHTPYYQSPTEEKSGRLPSGAAEQAAPTPGSRQDAGDEAGKPSVSPLDEAGKLSLSPLDQSGKISVSPLDKAGKPSISPLDEAGKPSISPLDEAGKPSISPLDEAGKLSLSPLDQSGKISVSPLDKAGKPSISPLDETGKPSISPLDEAGKPSISPLDEAGKPSISPLDETGKPSISPLDEASKLTISSLDEADKSSVSSLDEAGKPSISPMDEPVPDSESPIEKVLSPLRSPPLIGAETPYEAFPSDDARTPGGPLEDGRDHRASPEQGSPLSQTTPTAPFQEKQDGESPVPTADSRDREPETPPRSGLVLDDRRLPGEASPTQAEVGPFGSLKEDTKMSISEGTVSDKSATPVDEGVAEDTYSHMEGVASVSTASVATGSFPEPTADDVSPSLHAEVGSPHSTEVDDSLSVSVVQTPTTFQEAELSPSKEECPRPMSISPPDFSPQTAKSRTPVQEHRSEQSSMSIEFGQESPEPSLATDFSRQSPDRLPATDFDRESPDRPALAPGLLQITENGPTEVDYSPDLLEPGYTHETPPAEEPGCPPDNDLSELLSVSQVEASPSTSSAHTPSQIASPLQDDLSPTVPPPGEAAPYASLAAVEAQSPEGEKSSPKSDLSPLTPRETSPLYSPGFSDSTFGGRENTAMEHSPSPPPGASSAESYGFRSSVLFDTMQHHLALHGRPPPAGPEDDETDGAGRAPPDYGYAYQKTEKSARTPDEGGYSYEKTERTTRSHEDGSYSYETVEKTRRTPDDGGLAYEVTEKTTRTPEEGGYSYETSEKTTRTPEVGGYTYEKTERTTRLLDDISNGYDDSEDGGRGPVGGSGYSYETTEKITSFPELDSYSYETSKRTTRTPEASTYCYETTEKITRTPQASTYRYETADRCFSADGKSSGEARQDVDLCLVSSCEYKHPKTELSPSFINPNPLEWFAGREPEQPPTQSGGAPPPPGGKPQGRQCDETPPTSVSESAPSQTDSDVPPETEECPSITADANIDSEDESETIPTDRTVTYKHVDPPPVPMQDRSPSPRHPDVSMVDPEALAVEQNLGKALKKDLKEKTKTKKPGTKTKSSSPVKKSDGKPKPSAVSPKPAGLKESLEKASRGASPKKKEAAEKVARAGTAPEVKASRLEEKDKETKNAANASTSKSAKTAAAGSGATKPTKASAVPPGPPVYLDLVYIPNHSNSKNVDVEFFKRVRSSYYVVSGNDPAAEEPSRAVLDSLLEGKAQWGSNMQVTLIPTHDSEVMREWYQETHEKQQDLNIMVLASSSTVVMQDESFPACKIEL, translated from the exons GTGCGCTTGATGATCACAGACACCGCCAGGCACAAGCTTCTGGTGCTCACCGGACAGAGCTTTGAGAACACAGGGGAACTGATCCTCCAGTCGGGGTGCTTCTCCTTCCAGAACTTCATCGAAATCTTCACCGATCAAGAG ATCGGAGAACTGCTGAGCACCACCCATCCCGCCAACAAAGCCAGCCTGACTCTCTTTTGCCCCGAGGAAGGGGACTGGAAAAACTCTAACCTGGACCGACACAACCTGCAAGACTTCATCAACATCAAGCTCAACTCGGCTTCCATCTTGCCGGCGATGGAAGGGCTGTCAGAGTTCACCGAGTACCTGTCGGAGTCGGTGGAGGTGCCGTCGCCTTTCGACATCCTGGAGCCCCCGACGTCCGGCGGCTTCCTGAAACTGTCCAAGCCGTGCTGCTACATcttccccgggggccggggggactcGGCCCTCTTCGCCGTCAACGGCTTCAACATGCTGATCAACGGCGGGTCGGAGAGGAAGTCCTGCTTCTGGAAGCTGATCCGGCACCTGGACCGGGTGGACTCCATCCTGCTGACCCACATCGGGGACGACAACCTGCCGGGCATCAACAGCATGCTGCAGCGCAAGATCGCCGAGCTGGAAGAGGAGCAGTCCCAGGGCTCCACCGCCAACAGCGACTGGACCAAGAACCTCATCTCCCCGGACCTGGGCGTGGTGTTCCTCAACGTCCCGGACGCCCTGAGGAGCCCCGACCCCAACGTGCGGAAGAAGAGGAGCCTGGAGGAAGCCTGCTTCACCCTGCAGTACCTGAACAAGCTGTCCCTGCGGCCCGAGCCCCTCTCCCGCAGCGCCAGCCAGCCCGTGGACCCCATCGTACTCTTCCAGAAGATGGGCGTGGGGAAGCTGGAGATGTACGTGCTGAACCCGGTCAAGAGCAGCAAGGAGCTGCAGTTCTTCCTCCAGCAGTGGACCGGCATCCCCGGGGACAAGGCCGAGCTCCTCCTGCCCAGCGGGCAGGAGGTGGACATCCccgtctcctacctcacctccgtctCCTCTCTGATCGTCTGGCACCCGGCGAACCCCGCCGAGAAGATCGTCCGCGTCCTGTTCCCCGGGAACAGCACCCAGTACCACATCCTGGAGGGCCTGGAGAAACTCAAGCACCTGGACTTCCTCAAGCAGCCCACCGTCACCCAGAAGGACCTGACGGGCCAGGCCGCCAGCCCGGCGACGAAGCCGGCCAAACCGAAACAGAGGACCGACAGCCGGGAGAGCCTCCGGCCCGCTGCCCCCAAGCCCCCTCTCGGCAAGCCCCTCAGGAAGGAGTCCAAGGAGGACGCCGCCGAGCCCACCAAGGGCAGCCCCCCGGAGAAGACCCCGAAAGTGGAGAGCAAGGAAAAGACCCCGCTGAAGAAGGAGAAGCCGGCCAGGGTCGAGGCCAAGCCTCCCGCCACCGAACAGGACCTGCCGCCGGCCAGGGAGGGACCGGCCCCCGATGCCGCCAAGCCCAAGGTCTCCAGGGAGAAGGTCGTCAAGAAGGAGGTTAAGGCGAaagtggaggaaaagaaggaggagaaggaaaagccaAAGAAGGAGGCCcccaagaaggaggagaagactcccgccaagaaggaggagaagcccaAAAAAGACGAGGCCAAGAAGGAGGTCAAGAAAGAGGTcaaaaaagaggagaagaaggaagcgaAGAAAGAACTAAAGAAGGAGACTCCCCTGAAGGAAGTGAAAAAGGAAGTGAAGAAGGAGGACAAGAAGGAAaccaagaaggaggaaaaggatgtCAAGAAGGAGATTAAGAAACTCCCAAAAGACCCCAAGAAGTCCCCGGCCCCTGTGCCGGACGTTAAAAAACCTGTACTGAAACCCAAAGTTCCCAAGAAGGAAGAGTCGGCCAAGAAAGAGACAGCGGTGGCCGGGAAAccgaaggagaaggggaagattaAAGTGGTTAAGAAGGAGACCAAGGCGGCGGCCGCGGCAGTGGCCGGGATCGGAGCCGCCGTGACGACAGCGGCCGTGACGGCGGCCGCCACTCTTGCTGCTCCCGGCCCGGTCAAGGAACTGGAAGTGGAGCGATCCCTCATGTCTTCGCCGGAGGATCTGACCAAGGACTTTGAGGAGCTGAAGGCGGAGGAGGTGGACGTGACGAGAGAAACGAAGCCTCAGCTCGAGCTGCCAGAAGGTGACATCCTGCACGGGGAGGCGGAGCCCGTGGGGGCCTACGTCCCGCAGGAGGGCACGGAGGAGCTCAAGGGCCCCACCGAGTCCCCGGACGAGGGCATCACCACCACCGAGGGCGAGTGCGAGCAGACACCCGAGGAGGCGGAGGTGGCGGGCGAGCCCGGGGTCGACGAGAACGAGAAATACGAAGACGAGGGGACCGGGTTCGAAGAGTCGTCGGAAGCCGGAGACTTCGAGGAGAAGGCGGAGACCGAGGAGGCGGAGGAGCCCGCCGAAGATGCCGACGACACCGTCGGGGAGCGGGCGACCCCGGGTGCTGCCGAGACTGGCCTGGGGGAGGCCGAGGAGGCCGAGGCGGACAGGAGGCCCAGTGTCGCGGGACACGGACCCGGCGAGGGGGGCTCCCCAGCAGGGAGCGACGAGCGCGCCGAAGAGGACATGGACGAGacggcagagaaggaggaggacgaggggacgGAGGAAGATGTCGACGAGGGGGCCCGGGAGGCCGAGGACGAGCCGGAGAAGGCGGAGAGCGAAGAGGATTACGCCGCGGACGAGGCCTCCGAGGAGCAGTTTGGCCTCCGGGCCACCCCTCCAGCCAAGGAGTCTGGGGCCCCCTCCCCGGTCAGAGAGCCCGCCTCCTCCATCCACGACGAGACCCTCCCCGGCGGCTCGGAGAGCGAAGCCACGGCGTCCGACGAAGAAAACCGCGAAGACCAGCCCGAGGAGTTCACGGCCACCTCCGGCTACACGCAGTCCACCATCGAGATATCCAGCGAGCCCACGCCCATGGACGACATGTCCACGCCCCGAGACGTGATGAGCGACGAGACCAACCACGAGGAGAGCGAGTCCCCTTCTCAGGAATACGTGAACGTCACCAGATACGAGTCCCCGCTGTACGCCCCGGAGGGCGCCAAGCCCCAGATCCCGTCCCTCGCCGACACGTTCAACGGCTTGTCCGAGGGCTCCAAGACCGACGCCACCGACGGCAAGGATTACAGCGTCTCCGCCTCCACCATCTCGCCTCCGTCCTCCATGGAGGAAGACAAGTTCAGCAGGTCAGCCCTGCGCGAGGCCTACCGCCCCGGAGACCCGGAGGGCCGGCCCGCCACGGCCCAGCTCGAGGTCCCGGACGCTTCTGCGGACATTCCTGCCCAAAGACTCAGTCCCTCCCCGAGCCCGCCTCTCAGCCCCGTGGCCAAGACGCCCCTGGGCGAACGCAGCGTGAACTTCTCCCTGACGCCCGACGAGATCCAGGTGCCCGCTCAGGTCGCGGCCGTCCCCGTGTCGCCCGCCGTGCGGCCCGGTCCCGTCGAGGAGGGGCGCTGCGCCAGCCCCGAGGACAAGACCCTGGAAGTGGTGTCCCCCTCCCAGTCGGTCACCGGCAGCGCCGGTCACACCCCGTATTACCAGTCTCCCACTGAAGAGAAGTCCGGCCGCCTCCCTTCGGGAGCCGCAGAGCAGGCCGCACCCACCCCGGGGAGCCGCCAGGACGCAGGGGACGAGGCGGGCAAGCCTTCCGTCAGCCCCTTGGACGAGGCGGGCAagctctccctcagccccttggATCAGTCTGGCAAGATCTCCGTAAGCCCCTTGGACAAAGCGGGCAAACCCTCCATCAGCCCCTTGGACGAGGCGGGCAAGCCCTCCATCAGCCCCTTGGACGAGGCGGGCAAGCCCTCCATCAGCCCCTTGGACGAGGCGGGCAagctctccctcagccccttggATCAGTCTGGCAAGATCTCCGTAAGCCCCTTGGACAAAGCGGGCAAACCCTCCATCAGCCCCTTGGACGAGACGGGCAAGCCCTCCATCAGCCCCTTGGACGAGGCGGGCAAGCCCTCCATCAGCCCCTTGGACGAGGCGGGCAAGCCCTCCATCAGCCCCTTGGACGAGACGGGCAAGCCCTCCATCAGCCCCTTGGACGAGGCGAGCAAGCTCACCATCAGCTCCTTGGACGAGGCGGACAAGTCCTCCGTCAGCTCCTTGGACGAGGCGGGAaagccctccatcagccccatggACGAGCCGGTCCCAGACTCGGAATCTCCCATCGAAAAGGTCCTGTCGCCTCTGCGCAGCCCCCCGCTGATTGGGGCCGAGACCCCCTACGAGGCGTTCCCGAGTGACGACGCGAGGACTCCCGGTGGGCCGCTGGAAGACGGGCGCGACCACCGGGCCTCTCCTGAGCAGGGGAGCCCGCTTTCCCAAACGACACCCACCGCCCCCTTCCAGGAGAAACAGGATGGGGAGAGCCCGGTGCCGACGGCCGACAGCCGGGATCGGGAGCCTGAGACACCACCCCGGTCCGGACTGGTCCTGGATGACAGAAGACTGCCGGGCGAGGCCTCTCCCACCCAGGCGGAGGTCGGCCCGTTCGGCTCCCTGAAGGAAGACACCAAAATGTCCATCTCCGAAGGGACCGTCTCCGATAAGTCAGCGACCCCCGTCGACGAGGGCGTGGCGGAAGACACGTACTCGCACATGGAAGGCGTCGCGTCCGTCTCCACGGCTTCCGTGGCCACCGGCTCCTTCCCGGAACCGACGGCCGACGACGTGTCCCCGTCGCTGCACGCCGAGGTGGGCTCCCCGCATTCCACCGAAGTGGACGACTCCCTCTCCGTGTCCGTCGTCCAGACCCCCACCACCTTTCAGGAGGCCGAGCTGTCTCCGTCCAAGGAAGAGtgccccaggcccatgtccatctccccgcccGACTTCTCTCCCCAGACGGCCAAGTCGAGGACCCCGGTTCAGGAGCACAGGTCGGAACAGTCGTCCATGTCGATCGAGTTCGGCCAGGAGTCCCCCGAGCCGTCGCTGGCCACGGACTTCAGCAGGCAGTCTCCCGACCGGCTGCCGGCCACGGACTTTGACAGGGAGTCTCCGGACCGGCCCGCCCTCGCGCCCGGCCTGCTCCAGATCACGGAGAACGGGCCGACGGAAGTGGACTACAGTCCGGACCTGCTGGAGCCCGGCTACACCCACGAGACCCCCCCGGCGGAGGAGCCGGGCTGCCCGCCGGATAACGACCTGTCGGAGCTCCTCTCCGTGTCTCAGGTGGAGGCTTCCCCCTCCACCTCGTCCGCCCACACCCCGTCGCAGATTGCTTCCCCTCTGCAGGATGACCTGTCACCCACCGTCCCTCCGCCCGGGGAGGCGGCCCCTTATGCCTCTCTGGCCGCGGTGGAGGCCCAGAGCCCGGAAGGGGAGAAGTCCTCCCCCAAGTCGGACCTGTCGCCCCTGACGCCGAGGGAGACGTCTCCCCTCTACTCCCCCGGCTTTTCAGACTCCACGTTCGGGGGCCGCGAAAACACTGCCATGGAGCACTCGCCGTCCCCGCCCCCGGGAGCCTCCTCGGCCGAGAGCTACGGCTTCCGCTCGTCGGTACTGTTTGACACCATGCAGCACCACCTGGCCCTGCACGGCCGCCCGCCCCCGGCCGGCCCCGAGGACGACGAGACGGACGGAGCGGGCCGGGCGCCGCCCGACTACGGCTACGCCTACCAGAAGACGGAGAAGTCCGCGAGGACCCCCGACGAGGGCGGCTACTCCTACGAGAAGACCGAGCGGACCACCAGGTCCCACGAAGACGGCAGCTACTCCTACGAGACCGTCGAGAAGACCCGCCGGACCCCGGATGACGGCGGCCTCGCCTACGAGGTGACCGAGAAGACCACCCGGACGCCCGAGGAGGGCGGATACTCCTACGAGACCAGTGAGAAGACCACCCGGACCCCGGAGGTGGGCGGCTACACCTACGAGAAGACGGAGAGGACCACCCGGCTCCTGGACGACATCAGTAACGGCTACGACGACTCCGAGGACGGCGGCCGGGGGCCCGTGGGAGGCTCCGGCTACTCCTACGAGACCACCGAGAAGATCACCAGCTTCCCCGAGTTGGACAGCTACTCTTACGAGACCTCCAAGAGGACCACCCGGACCCCCGAGGCCTCCACCTACTGCTACGAGACGACGGAAAAGATCACGCGGACTCCCCAGGCCTCCACCTACCGCTACGAGACGGCGGACCGCTGCTTCTCCGCGGACGGGAAGTCGTCCGGCGAGGCCCGCCAGGACGTCGACCTGTGCCTGGTGTCCTCCTGCGAGTACAAGCACCCCAAGACGGAACTGTCGCCCTCCTTCATCAACCCCAACCCCCTGGAGTGGTTCGCCGGCCGGGAGCCGGAGCAGCCGCCCACCCAGTCCGGcggggccccgccg cccccgggggGGAAGCCGCAGGGCCGACAGTGTGACGAGACCCCGCCCACCTCGGTCAGCGAGTCGGCCCCGTCCCAGACGGACTCGGACGTGCCCCCGGAGACGGAGGAGTGCCCGTCCATCACGGCCGACGCCAACATCGACTCCGAAGACGAGTCCGAGACCATCCCCACCGACAGGACCGTCACCTACAAGCACGTGGACCCGCCGCCCGTCCCCATGCAGGACCGCAGcccttccccccgccaccccgacGTCTCCATGGTGGACCCGGAGGCCCTGGCCGTCGAGCAGAACCTGGGCAAGGCCCTGAAGAAGGATCTGAAGGAAAAGACGAAGACCAAGAAGCCGGGCACCAAGACCAAGTCTTCCTCCCCCGTCAAGAAGAGCGACGGGAAGCCCAAGCCGTCGGCCGTCTCCCCGAAGCCGGCGGGCCTGAAAGAATCCCTGGAGAAGGCCTCCCGGGGGGCGTCGCCCAAGAAGAAGGAGGCGGCGGAGAAGGTGGCCAGGGCCGGCACCGCCCCCGAGGTCAAGGCTTCGCGCCtcgaggagaaggacaaggagaccAAGAACGCCGCCAACGCCTCCACTTCCAAATCGGCCAAGACTGCCGCTGCAG GATCTGGGGCCACCAAGCCCACTAAAGCCTCGGCGgtgcccccgggccccccggtgTACCTGGACCTCGTCTACATCCCCAACCACAGCAACAGCAAGAACGTCGACGTGGAGTTTTTCAAGAGGGTCCGATCGTCCTACTACGTGGTGAGCGGGAACGACCCGGCCGCCGAAGAGCCCAGCCGGGCTGTCCTGGATTCCCTGTTGGAGGGGAAGGCCCAGTGGGGGAGCAACATGCAG GTGACCCTGATCCCGACCCACGACTCCGAAGTGATGCGGGAATGGTACCAGGAGACCCACGAGAAACAGCAGGACCTCAACATCATGGTTTTGGCAAGCAGCAGCACCGTGGTGATGCAAGACGAGTCCTTCCCCGCATGCAAGATTGAACTGTAA